The proteins below are encoded in one region of Halobaculum roseum:
- a CDS encoding dolichyl-phosphate hexose transferase: protein MDQRSYTLDDVSVVMGAYNEAEAIGPVLDDIDAATDGRAEVVVVDSSDDGTADIARERGARVVDQPPSGYGAAVRRALYEASNPVRITTDCDGTYPMERIPDFLALINDGYDVVSGDRLYHGADTMPAMNRLGNRLFAGVASALGGHTLYDVTTGMRAYHEDVIDSIQWTENTGLSAELLIRPAMRGYRIRQEPIAYDERLGETKLDPFSGGAEIGKSILKCCLEERARQLL from the coding sequence ATGGACCAACGGTCGTACACGCTCGACGACGTGAGCGTCGTCATGGGTGCGTACAACGAGGCGGAGGCGATCGGCCCGGTGCTCGACGACATCGACGCGGCGACGGACGGCCGCGCCGAGGTCGTCGTGGTCGACAGCTCCGACGACGGCACCGCCGACATCGCCCGCGAGCGCGGCGCGCGCGTCGTCGACCAGCCCCCAAGCGGCTACGGCGCGGCCGTTCGTCGCGCGCTGTACGAGGCGAGCAATCCGGTCCGGATCACGACCGACTGCGACGGCACCTACCCGATGGAGCGGATCCCGGACTTCCTGGCGCTGATCAACGACGGCTACGACGTGGTCAGCGGCGACCGACTCTACCACGGCGCCGACACGATGCCGGCGATGAACCGCCTCGGCAACCGGCTGTTCGCTGGCGTCGCGAGCGCGCTCGGCGGCCACACGCTCTACGACGTGACGACGGGCATGCGCGCGTACCACGAGGACGTGATCGACTCGATCCAGTGGACGGAGAACACCGGTCTGTCCGCGGAACTGCTGATCCGTCCGGCGATGCGTGGCTACCGGATCCGACAGGAACCGATCGCCTACGACGAACGGCTCGGCGAGACGAAGCTCGACCCGTTCTCCGGCGGCGCCGAGATCGGCAAGTCGATCCTGAAGTGTTGTCTCGAAGAGCGGGCCCGGCAACTCCTCTAG
- a CDS encoding HAMP domain-containing protein yields MRESIRSVPGIRHVVGLVRASYRRKLATALITVLVIVGVVILGLYVQLGAVLDENVERSMTAAADAEAGELAEWNGQNRLVTRVVSADSVFANGSDHAVRGYLLEQRADTKETRIVDVYVIDRRSLTVEVDADRELEGTAVRSLPWEEEFAFDGFEDVRTTEPYRSSNGTTVIGYLTPIRHDPGHVLVVTIDTSGVFERFDHPVDGGFTRVVDSNGTVVFADDRSATLRQYRDQVLRAPVVNRGLDGENGFVRSSTYRGPDGRGEYVAAYAPVANTDWVVIEHAPAAEAYAITRRARTWIGVVGLIAVGGVSTVILVLGADVTSALSSLGTRTKELERGNYDVRFDTERRDEFGDLNRRLASTRDTLNRQFEEIQATKRALEASNEELAERSTMIDVLNRVLRHNVRNDVNVIAGRVMSVAEDVDDEQTRAELEKIHETAWDLATLSDRTKRIKNLVAAGDAERRSIDIAAKLSVEFDGLRAAWPDSAVVLEVDESSPTVAGVPTLPTAVADVVEEVIEHNNGRVEIEVEITRESTDGPDRNPNGSGRNPVVLEVTDNRDGLPDMDAEAVMRGEVTPKKHAEGLALWCLEWTVNKSDGDLVVDTDDSTFQIQLPQPTEADAKTVNSE; encoded by the coding sequence ATGCGTGAGTCGATCCGCTCGGTGCCAGGGATCCGTCACGTCGTCGGACTGGTTCGCGCCTCGTATCGGCGAAAGCTGGCTACCGCCCTCATCACCGTGCTCGTCATCGTCGGCGTCGTCATCCTGGGACTGTACGTCCAACTCGGGGCGGTGCTGGACGAGAACGTCGAACGATCGATGACCGCTGCGGCGGATGCCGAGGCGGGCGAGCTCGCCGAGTGGAACGGACAGAACCGGCTGGTGACACGGGTGGTTTCCGCCGACTCGGTGTTCGCGAACGGGAGCGATCACGCCGTTCGAGGATACCTCCTCGAGCAACGCGCGGACACGAAGGAGACCCGCATCGTCGACGTGTACGTGATCGATAGGCGCAGCCTCACCGTCGAGGTGGACGCGGATCGGGAGTTGGAGGGGACGGCCGTTCGGTCGTTACCGTGGGAGGAGGAGTTCGCGTTCGACGGCTTCGAAGACGTGCGGACTACGGAGCCGTACCGCTCGTCGAACGGGACGACCGTGATCGGCTACCTCACGCCGATCAGACACGACCCGGGGCACGTCCTCGTGGTGACGATCGACACCTCGGGCGTGTTCGAGCGGTTCGATCACCCGGTTGACGGCGGGTTCACGCGGGTCGTCGACTCCAACGGGACGGTTGTGTTCGCCGACGATCGGTCCGCGACGCTACGACAGTATCGGGATCAGGTACTTCGGGCCCCGGTAGTGAACCGCGGTCTCGACGGCGAGAACGGGTTCGTCCGTAGCTCGACGTACCGAGGACCGGACGGCCGGGGGGAGTACGTCGCCGCGTACGCGCCGGTGGCGAACACCGACTGGGTCGTGATCGAACACGCGCCCGCCGCCGAGGCGTACGCGATAACCAGACGGGCGAGAACGTGGATCGGCGTCGTCGGCCTGATCGCGGTCGGCGGGGTATCGACCGTTATCCTCGTGCTCGGGGCCGACGTGACCAGTGCGCTGTCGAGCCTCGGCACGCGGACGAAGGAACTCGAACGGGGGAACTACGACGTACGCTTCGACACCGAGCGTCGCGACGAGTTCGGCGACCTCAACAGGCGGCTCGCGTCGACGCGAGACACCCTCAACCGGCAGTTCGAGGAGATACAGGCGACGAAGCGGGCGCTCGAGGCGTCGAACGAGGAACTCGCGGAGCGGTCGACGATGATCGACGTACTGAATCGAGTGCTCCGACACAACGTTCGCAACGACGTCAACGTGATCGCGGGTCGCGTGATGTCCGTCGCGGAGGACGTCGACGACGAGCAGACGCGGGCCGAACTCGAGAAGATCCACGAGACGGCGTGGGATCTCGCGACGCTCTCGGACAGAACAAAGCGTATCAAAAACCTGGTCGCGGCGGGGGACGCCGAACGACGGTCGATCGACATCGCGGCGAAGCTATCCGTCGAGTTCGACGGACTCCGTGCGGCTTGGCCCGACTCCGCCGTCGTGCTCGAGGTCGACGAATCGTCGCCGACGGTTGCGGGGGTGCCGACGCTCCCGACGGCCGTCGCCGACGTCGTCGAAGAGGTGATCGAACACAACAACGGACGTGTCGAGATCGAAGTCGAGATCACACGCGAGTCGACAGACGGGCCCGATCGAAACCCGAACGGGTCCGGTCGAAACCCCGTCGTTCTCGAGGTCACCGACAACCGGGACGGGCTTCCCGACATGGATGCTGAGGCCGTCATGCGGGGGGAGGTGACGCCGAAGAAGCACGCGGAAGGGCTCGCGCTCTGGTGTCTTGAGTGGACGGTCAACAAATCGGACGGCGACCTCGTCGTGGACACCGACGATTCAACCTTCCAGATACAGTTGCCGCAACCGACTGAGGCAGACGCAAAAACCGTCAACTCCGAGTGA
- a CDS encoding tellurite resistance/C4-dicarboxylate transporter family protein → MDPTEHGSRPDDRASQPGDGNGDPARGASSPAGVVDAIETFDPAYFGLVMSTGIVSIAFRELGVDAVASPLAAFNVACYALLVGVLAVRVGLFPGRVLADLRDRDRHWGSLTFVVGTNTVGVQLLTFFDAVGAAAVLWVSMTAVTPALLYYLFVTEFVGAGKPAVSERIDGAFLLVIVCMQSLAILGGSLSGAVDGYTTEIVLLSMSYFGAGYVLYFVVVTVVTYRLLEGAVRPEDWTGPYWITMGAAAITTLAGATLGPRLGTVPAWESYAPVILGITFLAWAIASWWIPLLLALDVWSFLTDGVEGRPPVWVLLVPWSRLGFGRRLHSYAPTAWGRVFPMGMYTACTLNLAGVGTFSPLSVVPAYWGWFALLVWAFTLIGATRALARVLLGSRVAPAGPSESA, encoded by the coding sequence ATGGACCCGACCGAACACGGATCACGACCGGACGACCGCGCATCGCAACCGGGCGACGGGAACGGCGACCCCGCCCGAGGAGCGTCCTCACCGGCGGGCGTCGTGGACGCGATCGAGACGTTCGACCCCGCGTATTTCGGGCTCGTCATGTCCACGGGGATCGTCTCGATCGCGTTCCGCGAACTCGGCGTCGACGCGGTCGCGTCTCCGCTCGCGGCCTTCAACGTCGCCTGCTACGCCCTGCTCGTGGGCGTCCTCGCGGTCCGTGTCGGCCTGTTCCCGGGACGGGTGCTCGCGGACCTCCGCGACAGGGACCGGCACTGGGGTTCGCTGACGTTCGTCGTGGGGACGAACACGGTCGGCGTCCAACTGCTGACGTTCTTCGATGCGGTGGGTGCGGCGGCGGTATTGTGGGTGTCGATGACCGCCGTGACACCGGCGCTGTTGTACTACCTGTTCGTCACCGAGTTCGTCGGCGCCGGCAAGCCCGCGGTGAGCGAGCGGATCGACGGGGCGTTCCTGCTCGTTATCGTCTGCATGCAGTCGCTCGCGATCCTGGGCGGGTCGCTTTCGGGCGCCGTCGACGGGTACACGACCGAGATCGTCCTGCTGAGCATGAGCTACTTCGGTGCCGGGTACGTCCTCTACTTCGTCGTCGTGACGGTCGTCACCTACCGGCTCCTGGAGGGGGCGGTGCGCCCCGAGGACTGGACCGGGCCCTACTGGATCACGATGGGTGCGGCGGCGATCACGACGCTCGCGGGGGCGACGCTGGGCCCGCGACTGGGGACGGTCCCCGCTTGGGAGTCGTACGCGCCGGTGATCCTCGGGATCACCTTCCTCGCGTGGGCGATCGCCTCGTGGTGGATCCCGTTGCTGCTCGCGCTCGACGTCTGGTCGTTCCTGACCGACGGGGTCGAGGGCCGGCCGCCGGTGTGGGTCCTCCTCGTCCCGTGGTCGCGACTGGGATTCGGGCGTCGACTGCACTCGTACGCGCCGACGGCGTGGGGCCGGGTGTTCCCGATGGGGATGTACACCGCGTGCACGCTGAACCTGGCCGGTGTCGGCACGTTCAGCCCGCTGTCAGTCGTCCCCGCCTACTGGGGCTGGTTCGCGCTGCTCGTGTGGGCGTTCACGCTCATCGGCGCGACGCGGGCGCTCGCACGGGTACTCCTCGGAAGTCGGGTCGCGCCGGCGGGACCGTCAGAGTCGGCGTAG
- the nirK gene encoding copper-containing nitrite reductase — protein MMPTTRRTTLKALGTGAGGAALAGCAAEAPTDAQTETARQTTEKTSGKPTSSRVAADPTDVPDPIDRDTSETVEVELTAREVRAEIEDGVVYDYMTFDGQIPGPMIRVRRGDTVRVTLTNAEENAMPHNVDFHACYGPGGGAEDTTVAPGESATIQFRAEYPGAFIYHCAVANMDYHIASGMFGMILVEPEDGLPAVDREFYVGQHEIYTDKPAGEKGRHSFDLESMKAEDPTYVVLNGQKYALTPDGFGAMAAETDETVRVFMVDGGPNLNSNFHPIGNVWTDAYRDGAIAGDPERYVQTMNVPPGSCMVGTMDLPVPEDIKLVDHALSRVARKGMLGVVSVDGEENPEVFDPSPGEGAGEDTG, from the coding sequence CTGATGCCCACGACGCGACGGACGACGCTGAAGGCGCTCGGAACCGGCGCGGGCGGCGCGGCGCTCGCCGGCTGCGCGGCCGAGGCGCCGACCGACGCACAGACCGAGACCGCGCGGCAGACGACCGAGAAGACGAGCGGGAAGCCGACGAGTAGCCGAGTCGCAGCCGACCCGACTGACGTGCCCGATCCGATCGACCGCGACACGTCGGAGACGGTCGAAGTCGAGTTGACCGCCCGCGAGGTGCGCGCGGAGATCGAGGACGGCGTCGTCTACGACTACATGACGTTCGACGGGCAGATCCCCGGCCCGATGATCCGGGTCCGACGCGGCGACACCGTCCGGGTGACGCTGACGAACGCCGAGGAGAACGCGATGCCCCACAACGTCGACTTCCACGCGTGCTACGGCCCCGGCGGCGGCGCCGAGGACACGACGGTCGCGCCGGGCGAGTCGGCGACGATCCAGTTCCGTGCGGAGTACCCCGGCGCGTTCATCTACCACTGTGCCGTCGCGAACATGGACTACCACATCGCCTCGGGGATGTTCGGGATGATCCTCGTCGAGCCCGAGGACGGGCTCCCGGCGGTCGACCGCGAGTTCTACGTCGGGCAACACGAGATCTACACGGACAAGCCCGCCGGCGAGAAGGGCCGCCACAGCTTCGACCTGGAGTCGATGAAGGCGGAGGATCCGACGTACGTCGTGCTCAACGGGCAGAAGTACGCCCTCACACCCGACGGCTTCGGCGCGATGGCCGCCGAGACCGACGAGACCGTGCGGGTGTTCATGGTCGATGGGGGGCCGAACCTGAACAGCAACTTCCACCCCATCGGCAACGTCTGGACCGACGCCTACCGCGACGGCGCCATCGCGGGCGACCCCGAGCGGTACGTCCAGACGATGAACGTCCCGCCGGGCAGCTGTATGGTCGGCACGATGGACCTCCCGGTGCCCGAGGACATCAAGCTCGTCGACCACGCGCTCTCGCGCGTCGCGCGCAAGGGGATGCTCGGCGTCGTCTCGGTCGACGGCGAGGAGAACCCGGAGGTGTTCGATCCGTCGCCGGGCGAGGGTGCCGGCGAGGACACGGGCTGA
- a CDS encoding CPBP family intramembrane glutamic endopeptidase has translation MLPLPTRSSLRPDAGAHRRFGALFCLGLVGVIAASASAVAGGGLPAPLAELHPALVLALVSIQPAVFLGVAVAVGLVAAPRVGLKSRVRELADGDGGAWAGFRSELRPALGLGGIAGVALLLAGWLVGPAGSVSGEGATVRSVLAAVPLRFLYGGITEELLLRWGLMSALAAIGRRMTGGARGELTSGVAWAAILASAVLFGFGHLPTAVTLYGSLTPSVVAFVVLGNSLGGVAYGWLYWRHSLEAAMVGHAATHVVFVAVSLALVAA, from the coding sequence ATGCTCCCGTTGCCCACCCGCTCGTCACTCCGTCCCGACGCCGGCGCCCACCGCCGGTTCGGCGCGCTGTTCTGCCTCGGTCTCGTCGGCGTGATCGCAGCCTCGGCCAGTGCGGTCGCCGGCGGCGGGTTGCCGGCGCCGCTGGCGGAACTGCACCCCGCCCTAGTGCTCGCGCTCGTGTCCATCCAGCCGGCCGTCTTCCTGGGCGTCGCGGTTGCGGTCGGGCTCGTCGCCGCCCCGCGCGTCGGCCTCAAGTCCCGCGTCCGCGAGTTGGCCGACGGCGACGGCGGCGCGTGGGCCGGCTTCCGATCCGAGCTTCGCCCCGCACTCGGGCTGGGCGGAATCGCGGGCGTTGCGCTGCTTCTCGCCGGGTGGCTGGTCGGTCCCGCGGGCTCCGTCTCCGGCGAGGGCGCGACGGTTCGAAGCGTGCTCGCGGCCGTGCCGTTGCGGTTCCTCTACGGCGGGATAACCGAGGAGCTGCTGCTCCGGTGGGGACTCATGTCGGCGCTGGCGGCGATCGGACGGCGGATGACCGGTGGCGCGCGAGGTGAACTGACCTCCGGCGTCGCGTGGGCGGCGATCCTCGCGTCGGCCGTCCTCTTCGGCTTCGGCCACCTCCCGACGGCCGTGACGCTGTACGGGTCGCTGACGCCGTCGGTCGTCGCGTTCGTCGTGCTCGGTAACTCGCTCGGCGGGGTCGCCTACGGCTGGCTGTACTGGCGCCACAGCCTCGAAGCTGCGATGGTCGGACACGCTGCGACGCACGTCGTGTTCGTCGCCGTCTCGCTGGCGCTGGTCGCCGCGTAG
- a CDS encoding sensor histidine kinase, which yields MDLRRLAAAATIGITGIGLLGVASRSLVEGIQGIAGWVVVGSVLVLGVSFTFAGPVLYRSSVESEHLLRVAGWNALGVVVTIAVLALVAAFQAATGGRVAAPLLSGTVILGVSAFAHVLIGVNDVRRIRARTVADQRQKAAVVNRFVRHDLRHAAQLLIGYSDQLRGEGVVDGDDGDAGRDGLADRVASIGRDLSETQSRVKIIDELLDGEGVDDRSQVVVSAALKRRHDELIDYHPNGTVRIDSDGEPAVLGGDHVVTAVGELVENALQYGGDPSDVRVRETRAGREVEIRVLDDGDGFPESERALINDDEVETQLRHSSGMGLWLAKWVIEFHGGTLSVGTYPDGGGEATVRLPAADRS from the coding sequence ATGGATCTGCGACGGCTAGCCGCGGCGGCTACGATCGGAATCACGGGGATCGGCCTGCTCGGCGTCGCGAGCCGATCACTCGTCGAGGGGATTCAGGGAATTGCAGGCTGGGTCGTCGTCGGCTCCGTGCTCGTTCTCGGCGTCTCGTTCACGTTCGCCGGGCCAGTGCTGTACCGGAGTTCGGTCGAGTCCGAACACCTCCTCCGGGTTGCCGGGTGGAACGCGCTCGGTGTGGTCGTGACGATCGCCGTCCTCGCGCTGGTCGCCGCCTTCCAAGCCGCGACTGGCGGTCGCGTCGCCGCGCCGCTGCTGTCGGGAACGGTGATCCTCGGCGTGAGCGCGTTCGCCCACGTACTGATCGGCGTCAACGACGTGCGCCGGATCCGCGCGCGGACGGTCGCCGACCAGCGACAGAAGGCGGCCGTGGTGAACCGGTTCGTCCGCCACGACCTCCGTCACGCAGCACAGTTGCTGATCGGGTACAGCGACCAACTGCGCGGCGAGGGCGTCGTCGATGGGGACGATGGCGACGCCGGCCGCGATGGCCTCGCCGACCGGGTCGCCTCCATCGGGCGGGACCTGAGCGAGACGCAGTCGCGCGTCAAGATCATCGACGAACTGCTCGACGGGGAGGGCGTCGACGACCGCTCGCAGGTCGTGGTGAGCGCGGCGCTGAAGCGGCGTCACGACGAGTTGATCGACTACCACCCGAACGGCACGGTCCGGATCGACTCCGACGGGGAGCCGGCGGTCCTCGGCGGCGACCACGTCGTGACAGCGGTCGGCGAGTTGGTCGAGAACGCCTTACAGTACGGCGGCGATCCGTCCGACGTTCGGGTTCGGGAGACGCGTGCGGGTCGGGAGGTCGAGATCAGGGTCCTCGACGACGGCGACGGCTTCCCGGAGAGCGAGCGCGCGCTGATCAACGACGACGAGGTCGAGACGCAGCTCCGCCACAGCAGCGGGATGGGCCTCTGGCTCGCGAAGTGGGTGATCGAGTTCCACGGCGGAACGCTCTCGGTCGGCACGTACCCCGACGGCGGCGGCGAGGCGACTGTTCGGCTGCCCGCTGCGGACCGGTCGTAG
- a CDS encoding helix-turn-helix domain-containing protein → MARARLEVSLPEDVWVGQVTRSHPDATLSVLSVLPTDRGGVALVALRDDDAPEVVRDIDAAEGVEEVELQRAAEDVREAIIRVETTDPRLLLPLSDSRLPVEYPVEITEGTARLTVAGARDRLSAFATALETMGMDYVVEYVHDAIDAEDLLTDGQRDLLGAAIRAGYYDTPRETTLTELADRQGIAKSTASERLHRAEGTVIKRFAEDALDIDPERSPLTQ, encoded by the coding sequence ATGGCTCGCGCGCGACTCGAGGTGTCGCTCCCGGAGGACGTCTGGGTCGGACAGGTGACCCGGTCGCATCCGGACGCGACGCTGTCGGTGTTGTCGGTGCTGCCGACCGACCGCGGCGGGGTCGCGCTCGTCGCGCTCCGTGACGACGACGCGCCGGAGGTCGTCCGGGATATCGACGCCGCGGAAGGGGTCGAGGAGGTCGAACTCCAACGAGCCGCAGAGGACGTCCGGGAGGCGATCATCCGGGTCGAGACCACGGATCCCCGCCTACTGTTGCCGCTGAGCGACTCGCGGCTCCCGGTGGAGTACCCGGTCGAGATCACGGAGGGGACCGCCCGGCTCACGGTCGCCGGAGCGCGCGACAGGCTCTCGGCGTTCGCGACCGCGCTGGAGACGATGGGGATGGACTACGTCGTCGAGTACGTCCACGACGCGATCGACGCCGAGGACCTCCTCACCGACGGCCAGCGGGATCTGCTCGGGGCGGCGATCCGGGCGGGCTACTACGACACCCCGCGCGAGACGACGCTGACCGAGCTGGCAGACCGGCAGGGGATCGCGAAATCGACGGCGAGCGAACGGCTCCACCGTGCCGAGGGGACGGTTATCAAGCGATTCGCCGAGGACGCGCTCGACATCGACCCCGAGCGCTCGCCGCTGACGCAGTAG
- a CDS encoding halocyanin domain-containing protein: MTESGTSSVSRRSVLRTALAGGVAAAAGGAATAPAAAQSSGGLEEWFSNVDNYDGVVDETGSSSVTVEVGTQANGGAYGFGPAAVRVDPGTTVTWEWTGNGSSHNVVAEGGGSFESELVGDAGYTFEHTFEEAGVYRYACTPHKALGMKGAVVVGDTEVGGSSDGGTGGGGSESAGGDGEGGTANATESAEETNESAAGGADGGSGGGGGGGVGDAPALLVLGGGIAAALSPLVFGLFLLLSGEDTTTATEGAYRADGGSQSAERRDDGAR; this comes from the coding sequence ATGACGGAGTCCGGAACATCATCGGTGTCGCGGCGGAGCGTGCTTCGAACGGCGCTTGCGGGCGGCGTCGCGGCGGCCGCCGGCGGGGCGGCGACGGCCCCCGCGGCCGCGCAGTCGTCCGGCGGGCTCGAGGAGTGGTTCTCGAACGTGGACAACTACGACGGCGTCGTCGACGAGACCGGTTCGAGTTCGGTGACCGTCGAGGTCGGCACCCAGGCCAACGGCGGCGCGTACGGGTTCGGGCCGGCGGCCGTCCGCGTCGATCCCGGGACCACCGTCACGTGGGAGTGGACCGGGAACGGCAGCTCGCACAACGTCGTCGCCGAAGGGGGCGGATCCTTCGAGTCGGAACTCGTCGGCGATGCGGGGTACACGTTCGAGCACACCTTCGAGGAGGCCGGAGTCTACCGGTACGCCTGCACCCCGCACAAGGCGCTCGGGATGAAGGGCGCCGTCGTCGTCGGCGACACCGAGGTCGGCGGATCGAGCGACGGCGGAACCGGCGGAGGCGGCAGTGAGTCGGCCGGTGGCGACGGCGAGGGCGGCACGGCGAACGCGACCGAGTCCGCCGAGGAGACGAACGAGTCGGCCGCCGGAGGCGCGGACGGCGGCAGCGGCGGAGGCGGAGGTGGCGGCGTCGGCGACGCGCCGGCACTGCTGGTGCTCGGCGGCGGAATCGCCGCGGCACTGTCGCCGCTCGTGTTCGGGCTGTTCCTCCTCCTGTCCGGGGAGGACACTACAACGGCCACGGAGGGCGCGTACAGGGCCGACGGCGGGAGCCAGTCGGCGGAGCGTCGAGACGACGGGGCGAGGTGA
- a CDS encoding inorganic phosphate transporter yields MVELLLLVGVLVAMFVGYNIGGSTTGPAFGPAVGAGAVSKSTAAALMTTFFFVGAWTIGRRVVDTLGSDLVTAPGVFTLETSIGVLFFIGLALFVGNVFGVPASTSMTAVGAIAGLGVANDALDWEVMGGIVIWWVVAPVIGFWVSLIIGRYFYARLDGLLAMDESDGAVLDIDWSEGVVPSVSIHEDASRREVVGVAAVIAIGCLMAFSSGTSNIANAIAPLVGAGALEMNPGILIGGLAVGIGSFTIARRTLETMGSDITELPLTAAIVVATISAALVVFLSFIGIPASFVVIATMSIVGLGWGRATRPITVSDAVRGETGETPPVSVHALAADGDGETAPPIGEEDPADIPTPGELFDPATTARVVVMQNVVPLISTLGAFVTFRYAPFF; encoded by the coding sequence ATGGTGGAGCTACTCCTTCTCGTCGGCGTGCTCGTCGCGATGTTCGTCGGCTACAACATCGGCGGATCGACGACGGGCCCCGCGTTCGGGCCCGCCGTGGGTGCGGGTGCGGTGTCGAAGTCGACGGCGGCCGCGTTGATGACGACGTTCTTCTTCGTCGGGGCGTGGACGATCGGCAGACGCGTCGTCGACACGCTCGGCTCGGATCTGGTCACGGCACCCGGCGTGTTCACGCTGGAGACGAGTATCGGCGTCCTGTTCTTCATCGGGCTGGCGCTGTTCGTCGGCAACGTCTTCGGCGTGCCCGCCTCGACGTCGATGACTGCTGTCGGCGCCATCGCCGGGCTGGGCGTCGCCAACGACGCGCTCGACTGGGAGGTCATGGGCGGGATCGTGATCTGGTGGGTCGTCGCCCCGGTCATCGGTTTCTGGGTGTCGCTCATCATCGGCCGCTACTTCTACGCCCGGCTCGACGGCCTCCTCGCGATGGACGAGTCCGACGGCGCGGTGCTCGATATCGACTGGAGCGAGGGCGTCGTGCCGAGCGTGTCGATCCACGAGGACGCGAGCCGACGCGAGGTCGTCGGCGTCGCGGCCGTCATCGCGATCGGTTGTCTGATGGCGTTCAGTTCCGGCACGTCCAACATCGCGAACGCCATCGCGCCGCTGGTCGGCGCGGGAGCGTTGGAGATGAATCCCGGCATCCTCATCGGCGGGCTCGCCGTCGGGATCGGTTCGTTCACGATCGCCCGCCGGACGCTGGAGACGATGGGCAGCGACATCACCGAGCTCCCGTTGACGGCCGCGATTGTCGTCGCGACGATCTCCGCGGCGCTCGTGGTGTTCCTCTCGTTCATCGGGATCCCCGCGAGCTTCGTCGTCATCGCCACGATGTCCATCGTCGGCCTCGGATGGGGTCGTGCCACCCGTCCGATAACCGTCTCGGACGCCGTCCGCGGCGAGACGGGGGAGACCCCCCCGGTCTCGGTCCACGCGCTCGCCGCCGACGGCGACGGCGAGACTGCGCCCCCCATCGGCGAGGAGGACCCGGCTGACATCCCTACGCCCGGCGAACTGTTCGACCCCGCGACGACCGCCCGCGTCGTCGTGATGCAGAACGTCGTCCCGCTCATCTCGACGCTCGGCGCGTTCGTCACCTTCCGGTACGCGCCGTTCTTCTGA
- a CDS encoding DUF7544 domain-containing protein, translating to MSLHAVEDVDDAYRATKALLWPVDRSSWVKLAVIVLFAAGPGGGFGGIQTSAPFEGGGPGGGAGVELPGGVQLPATIGGAEWLVIATIVVLISVIVLGTLFIGSVMEFVLVESLRKETVSLREYWGRRWPQGVRLFGFRLLLGLVGLGSLAVAAALVVAPFVFDGGNGLAVPILTVLAVVPFIGALGLFTGLINGFTTVFVVPIMIREERTLLGAWGRLWSTITAEPWQYLAYAAVSVVLSVVGGVLASVAVGVGAVALLIPFGLLAAVGVLVATASELLGIVIVLFAALLFGLALIGVAALVQVPLVVYLRYYALLVLGDIEESLDLIADRRAAVRAADGGGGTAAEGGAGIASEGDDDAPDDTENGTADTDEN from the coding sequence ATGTCCCTGCACGCGGTCGAAGACGTCGACGACGCGTACCGTGCGACGAAAGCGCTGTTGTGGCCCGTCGATCGAAGTTCCTGGGTCAAACTCGCCGTGATCGTCCTGTTCGCGGCCGGTCCTGGAGGCGGGTTCGGCGGGATCCAGACGTCCGCGCCGTTCGAGGGCGGCGGGCCGGGGGGCGGTGCGGGGGTGGAACTACCCGGCGGTGTTCAGCTCCCGGCGACGATCGGCGGGGCGGAGTGGCTCGTCATCGCGACGATCGTCGTCCTCATCTCGGTCATCGTGCTCGGAACGCTGTTCATCGGTTCGGTCATGGAGTTCGTTCTCGTGGAGTCGTTACGGAAGGAGACGGTCTCCCTGCGCGAGTACTGGGGGCGTCGGTGGCCACAGGGGGTGCGACTGTTCGGCTTCCGACTCCTGCTCGGCCTCGTGGGACTCGGGAGCCTCGCGGTCGCCGCGGCGCTCGTCGTCGCCCCGTTCGTGTTCGACGGCGGGAACGGGCTCGCGGTCCCGATCCTCACGGTTCTGGCGGTAGTACCCTTCATCGGTGCGCTGGGACTCTTCACCGGCCTGATCAACGGCTTCACGACCGTGTTCGTGGTCCCGATCATGATCCGGGAGGAGCGGACGTTGCTGGGGGCTTGGGGGCGGCTCTGGTCGACGATAACCGCCGAACCGTGGCAGTATCTCGCGTACGCCGCGGTGAGCGTCGTGTTGTCCGTCGTCGGCGGGGTCCTCGCGTCGGTGGCAGTCGGCGTCGGCGCGGTGGCGCTGTTGATCCCGTTCGGACTGCTCGCGGCCGTCGGGGTCCTCGTGGCGACGGCGAGCGAGTTACTGGGCATCGTGATCGTCTTGTTCGCTGCGCTGTTGTTCGGACTCGCACTGATCGGGGTCGCGGCCCTCGTGCAGGTACCCCTCGTTGTCTACCTCCGCTACTACGCGCTGCTCGTCCTCGGGGACATCGAGGAGTCGCTCGATCTGATCGCCGATCGCCGCGCGGCCGTCCGAGCCGCCGACGGCGGTGGCGGTACCGCTGCTGAGGGCGGTGCCGGTATCGCTTCCGAGGGCGACGACGATGCCCCCGACGACACCGAAAACGGAACGGCCGACACCGACGAGAACTGA